The nucleotide window TTTTTTGCTTAATATACGATTGGACTGAGTATGATTATATTAAGACTCTGAACTACTTTGTTTGTGGTGTTGTTTTAACGAGTCTAATAATAGTTTTGTCGACAATCTTAAAATCACCTACTTGGCTACAGGATATTGCAAACGGCTATTTTAGGTTTGGGGTGGTTGAGCATGTAAATGAAGACGCTTTGAATTTAACATTAAATGCCAACGCCTTAGCGTACTATAGTATTTCAGGTATTAGTTGTATTGCTGTTTTGTTGAAATGCTCCGTATACAATAAATTGTTATTGATTGCAGAGATGATTTTTCTTGCGCTGACTGGCGTTATGACTCTGTCTCGAACATGGATGATTGTTGGAAGCTTGTTATTAGTATTATATATATTCTCGTCAAACAGGTCCATGAAAGATGTTGCTAAAGCTTTGCTGATCATTGGTAGTATAGCTATTGTAGCATTTGTGGTTATGGGGCAATTGCCAGAGGTATATGAAGGGTTAATAGCAAGATTCAACAGAGCAGATACAGCTACTGCTAATGGTCGCTTTGACATAACTGAAGAATATATTGAAAAATTCAATTCTGATTTGAGAATAATGTTGTTTGGAACGGGTGTTACGGAATATCGTAGCGTCATGGGAATTACTAAGTCGTTACATAATTCATTGGTACAGATATTGGTGTGCTATGGAATAATTGGCGGCATGGTATTTATGTTTGGCTGGCTTTCCAATGTAATTAAAATGATTGGTCGTGTAAAACTGCTGTATTGGATACCTTTTATTTGTATATTTGCTTATTCCATAACAGCTCAGATAGTAAATCCACATAATTTAATTTATCCTCATATGATGGCTATATTTGCTATCAGACTTGGGCTCGATGCCAAAAGCGAAAGAGGTGCCTTGTGAGAAAATTCTATCCGAGCTTACAGGGAGTTAGAGTAGTACTGTTTATGAGTATTTTTTTCTTTCATATTTTAGGATTTATTGAGAAGAAAGACATACTCTTTGGTGTATTCGAATATGGAGGATGGTTAGGAGTTTCTGGTTTTTTTATTTTGTCAGGATTTTTGGCGGCTTCCCAATATGATGAAAAAGAGAAAGCGCCACAAAAGGATACCGTATTTTCAAAGATTAAGGACTTCCTTAGAAAATACTATGTATTCCATGTGATTTTCACTATTGCTATGATGCCGTTTGCGATATTAAGACTTTATCATGGAGAATTATCAGTAAGTGGTTTTTGCTTTTCATTGATTTCGCAATTGCTTCTGATTCAATCTCAGATTCCGGTAATAGGGGGGGGACTTAGTTTTAATGATGTTTCGTGGTATTTATCTACGATGCTGTTTATTACTTTAGTTTCAGCATTTGTTTTACGTGCTTTATCAACATTGAAAATTAAAAGATTGGTATTATTATTGTATGGCACAATTGGTATCGCTTTTCTAATTCCGACATTTTTAATTTTCGTACATCCAGACGAGACAACAACAGCATGGATATTGTACTATAGTTTTCCTGTTAGATTACTTGATTATGTTGTCGGTGTAATATGGGGCTTACTGAAGAAAAGAAAAGTTGAATTGACAAAAAGCAGTAAATACTATGCACTGCTTTCAATAGTGTTTTTAGTGCTCACACAATTGTCATTTATTAGCATTCCCCTGGAATTAAGATATGCTGCAGTTTACATTCCAGCGTTAGGGTATTTGATTTATTATTGCGCTGATAATACTGGCTTTTTCAGCAGAATTTTAGGTACAAAGAGATTGGTTAATGTTGGCAGTATGTGTATTTACTTTTATTTTTGTCATTATGCTATTGCAAAATACCTATATATTATATTTAAAAAAACATCGTGCGTTAACATTCCTTTTTGGGGCGACACAATATATATCATTTTAACATTAATATTAACGTATATTGTCGGAATGATAATGCGTAAGGTAGAGTTGACTTTTAGGAGTCGTAAAAGTGAGGAAATTTCTTATATCAGTTGATACAGAATAATCTAATATATTCTCATCTTATGGCAATATTTATTCTTAGATTAGCAAATGAAAGGAAGAAGAGTTATGAGTTCAAAAAAAGGTATCTTGTCTGGGCTTGTATGGTCATTCGGTGAGAGAATATCGGCTCAATTGGTTTCAACGGTGGTTTCCATAGTACTTGCAAGGTTATTGACACCGGAACATTATGGAGTTGTTTCAATTGTAATGGTTTTCATTACTTTTTGCAATGTCTTTGTGACAAGTGGATTTGGCAACGCGGTTGTTCAAAAGAAGGAAGTTGATACTGTTGATTTTAGTACTGCTTTTTGGCTCAGCTTTTCAACTGCTGCGGTTTTGTATGTCCTTCTTTTTGCTGCATCCCCGTTTATTGCGAAGTTCTATGGGCTGTTAGAGCTTAAATGGATTATACGGGTGATGGGTTTTCGGCTTCTCCTTGCATCAATGAACGACATTCAACGTGCATATATGCGTAGGAATATGCAATTCAAAAAATTTTTTATTGCTACTCTTGGAGGAACCATTTTGTCCGGATTTGTTGGAATTATGATGGCTTATAATGGTTTTGGAGCATGGTCTATTGTGGCACAGTATCTTACCAATACATTTGTAGATACGGCGATTTTATGTATTGTAAGCGGATGGAATCCCAAATTCCAATTTTCAATTAAAAAAGCTAAAGAAATATTCTCGTTTGGTGGGAAAGTGTTGGCTGCACAACTGGTTTCTACGACCGAAGGTGAGATTAGAGCCCTGATCATCGGAAAAGCCTTCGGAATGGCTGATCTTGCATTCTACGATCAGGGAAAGAAATATCCTGCTTTGTTGGTTAATAATGTCAATTCTTCTCTGATAAGTGTTATGTTACCAGTATTCTCAAGGTCACAAGATAATCTACAGTCATTGAAGGCTATGCTTAGGAAGACGATTTCAACGGGTATGTTTTTACTCGTACCGCTTATGTTTGGACTTTCTGCAGTTTCGAATACATTTGTTTCTGTTTTGATGACAGATAAATGGATTCCGGCAGTTCCATACATTAAAATTTTTTGCTTTGTTTTCTTGTTACGTCCGTTTGAAATTGCATGTAATCAAGCAGTATTAGCTATTGGAAAAAGTGATATATCATTTAAAGTAATGCTTGCAGTGAATTTGACGGCTTTAGCAACATTGATGATTGCGGTGTTCGGTTTTAATAGTGTTTTATTGGTGGCGATTGGAAGCTTACTTTCTTCTCTTGTGAGTGTTATTTGCTTTTTGATTGTTGTAAACAGACATATTACTTATACTGCGAAGGATATTTTTCATGATATTTGGAAACCTATTGTTGCCGGAGCTTTGATGAGCGTTGCTGTGAATTTGTTGGGAGTGCTTGCAATTAATAAAGTGGTTTTGCTGATTTCTCAGATTGCAATAGGTGGTATAGTTTATATTATTTCTAGCTATTTGCTCAAGATAGAGGCAATGCGATATGCAATTATTAAGATGGAGGCTGTTATCAAATAATGATAGCGAGAAAACAAACATATTTCATTAATTTACAAAAGGAGTGAATCGGACATGAAAAAATTTTTGATATCAGTAGATACAGAAGGAGATAATTTATGGCAGTGGAAGCCGGGTGATTCCATTACCACTGAAAATACAAAATATATTCAACGTTTTCAGAATTTATGCGAGAAATATAATTTTATTCCAACCTATTTGACAAACTATGAGATGGCAATGGATGAGAGTTTTGTTGCCTCTTTTCGCGAAAAGTATAAACAAGGAAAATGCGAGATAGGAATGCATCTTCATGCCTGGAATACACCGCCAGAGTACCACCTGGAGAATATTTATGGAGGGAATCCCTTCATAACGGAGTACCCCAAGGAAGTTATCTTAGAGAAGCATCTTTTCCTTAAAAAGCTTCTGGAAGAAAGATTTCAAATGCCTATTGTAAGTTACCGAGCAGGTCGATGGGCAACCAATGAGACATTATTTGAAGTGCTTGAAGAAATAGGTATTGCTGTTGATTGTTCGATTACTCCGGGAATTACTCATGCCCAAATTAGGGGGAAAACTGTCTCTGGTGGAAATGATTATTCGAAATCACCTCAAAACCCATATTTGATTAATGGAAAATTAGTAGAGCTTCCCATGACAAGTTTCAGAAAAAGAAGTTTGTCTGGCAGCACAACTAAAAATATAATTCACCATATGCTCACTGGAGAGCAATTTTGGTTACGTCCAATCGGTACAGGATATGAAAATTTAATGAAAACCCGTAAATATGCAGAAAGGAAAAATAATGCATATTTGATGTTTATGATCCATTCATCCGAACTTATGCCTGGAGGAAGTCCATATTTTAAGGATAAGAGTGCAGTAGAAAATTTGTTTTTTGCTATGGAAAAATTTTTTGATGAAGTATCTAAAACATATGAGGGCATATCAGTAGGAAGTTATGGTTTAAGCTACCTTGAAACATTGAAGCGATTAGATTGTAAAGATATTTTATAAATTTTACTTTGAAACTATGCTGGACAATGTACAAAGACAGGCCGGCAAATTTAGATCAAGATAAAGGAGAAGCCGAATATGATTGATTCGTGGAAGACATATAAAGAGTATTTGAAGCAGGACGCAATTGCGTTAAGAGGAAAGACGCAACCCGGGGGGGGGGGTAAAAGATTTGCTAAAATATGTGATTTATGATGATATATGGAAATATGAGAGACAGCTTCGCTTTTGTGAGTATGTTGATAATTGTTCAAAAAGTAAAGTATGGCTAAAAAAGCTCGCTCCTTTTGCAAATTTCCGATTATATCGGATGTCTCGCAAAACAGGATTTCAGATACCATTAAATGTTTTTGATAAAGGTTTAAGTATAGCGCATATAGGAACGATTATTGTAAATAAATCTGCCAAAGTGGGAAAAAACTGCAGGATACATGACGGAGTGTGCATTGGTGCAGAAAATAGAAATCCAATAGCCGCGAATATAGGCGATAACTGTTTTATTGCAACAGGTGTAAAGATAATCGGTGAGGTGGAAATTGGAGATAATATTGCAATTGGTGCAAATGCTGTTGTTACAAAGTCGTTTCCTGAGGGAAATATTACGATTGCAGGGGTGCCTGCGAGGAAAATAAGTGAAGAGAATTCCTTTAGTAATTTAAATCAAAAACTTATGGAATGTGAGCTGTTGCATTAAGCTAGATATGAATGGATCTTAACAGGACAGTATCGATAATCATCTTGGAATATAGAAACTAATTAAATAGTATAGACATATTTGCAAACAATGAAGAGAATGTGGAAAAAGTGTCTAAAACACTTAACGCATAAAGTGACCATCATAAATCTTTGGCTGTTACTGGTTACCTTGGATAAATCGAGCACGATATTTGTGTGCAGATACGGTCTTGGCAAAATGTGAAGAAGGTTCGAAGAATTTACATGTAAATATGTGTTCAACAAAACCATGACAGGAAAGAGGCGTGTAATATAATGAATTCAGAAATGTGTGTAGTTGTAATTGGTGGATTACACCACAATACACTAGGTGTTGTACGATCTTTAGGGGAAGCAAAGATTCATTCGGAAAGTATTACTTTAATACTTTCTGGCGCAAAAATTGATGAAGATAACATGATTTGCAAAAGCAAATATCTAAAAAAGTCTCCAGTTTTTATTGTACCTAATGATTCAGCGATTATTCCGGTGCTGGAAAGTTTGGCTGAAGATCAGAAAAAGAGAATTGTAATTTGCTGTTCGGATGGTTCAGCAGAAGTTGTCATGAGGAATTACGATAAATTGAAAACTGATTACTTTACTCCTTCTTGCAGTTTAGATATTGGTAATTTGATGGACAAACAGTATCAAAACAAGATTGCTGTTGCAAGCGGATTTTCTGTGCCCGTGAGCGACGTTATTGATAAGCATGATGTTGATATATGGAATATCTATCCTTGTATTACAAAACCTGTAAAGAGTGTAATGGGGGGCGGAAAAGCTGATATTCATATCTCAGATTCCAAAGAAGACTTATTCAATGCCTTAAATTATACTAAGACACAATATGTACAAATTCAACAGTTTATAAAAAAGAAAATGGAGTTTCAGCTAATTGGTTGTTCGCTTAATGGTGGTGAAGAGATTATTATTCCCGGATTTACAAAGATTATACGTCAACCGGATAATACAAATACTGGCTATCTAAAGTATTCCCCAATTTCTGAATTAAAATACAATAGAATGGCTGTTAATACTTTCATTAAGACAATCGGCTATTCTGGACTGTTTAGTTTGGAATTTATAAGAGATGAACATGGACAAGATTTTTTTCTAGAGATTAATATGCGTAATGATGGAAATGCATACTGTGTTAAATCAGCAGGAGTTAATTTGCCATATGTTTGGTGTTACTCGCAGGCTTATGGTGAGATACCTAAAACAAAGACAAGTTTTAAGAAATCCATTTACTTCATGCCTGAGTTCTTCGATATCAAAAGAGGCATTAAAGAAGTTGGGGTGTTTAAGTGGATTGCTCAGTTTTTTCTTTCAAAATCACATGCAGTTTTCAATTGGAAAGATATGAAACCGTTTTTGTTTACATTTTCTCATCTTCTCAAAGCGGTTAAACAAAACCAAAGGAATAGGGCTGATCACAAGTAGACTTTCAAAATTATGTTTGTAGAGAGATGTATGATTATATTATGGATAAAATGA belongs to Holdemania massiliensis and includes:
- a CDS encoding O-antigen ligase family protein, encoding MADEVAVKNRNIVSVSLGKITIVYAITLSIMIAVRDLGGINMSKYLFVVVCTGFFMYARKSEMISMIAFTAPLLYGLPGNYIIPIILAIYFIKSRNINSKQFVLCVFIAFMEIIASMFYDSFSIPGIIGYMTNLMLFFCLIYDWTEYDYIKTLNYFVCGVVLTSLIIVLSTILKSPTWLQDIANGYFRFGVVEHVNEDALNLTLNANALAYYSISGISCIAVLLKCSVYNKLLLIAEMIFLALTGVMTLSRTWMIVGSLLLVLYIFSSNRSMKDVAKALLIIGSIAIVAFVVMGQLPEVYEGLIARFNRADTATANGRFDITEEYIEKFNSDLRIMLFGTGVTEYRSVMGITKSLHNSLVQILVCYGIIGGMVFMFGWLSNVIKMIGRVKLLYWIPFICIFAYSITAQIVNPHNLIYPHMMAIFAIRLGLDAKSERGAL
- a CDS encoding serine O-acetyltransferase, with translation MLKYVIYDDIWKYERQLRFCEYVDNCSKSKVWLKKLAPFANFRLYRMSRKTGFQIPLNVFDKGLSIAHIGTIIVNKSAKVGKNCRIHDGVCIGAENRNPIAANIGDNCFIATGVKIIGEVEIGDNIAIGANAVVTKSFPEGNITIAGVPARKISEENSFSNLNQKLMECELLH
- a CDS encoding lipopolysaccharide biosynthesis protein; this translates as MSSKKGILSGLVWSFGERISAQLVSTVVSIVLARLLTPEHYGVVSIVMVFITFCNVFVTSGFGNAVVQKKEVDTVDFSTAFWLSFSTAAVLYVLLFAASPFIAKFYGLLELKWIIRVMGFRLLLASMNDIQRAYMRRNMQFKKFFIATLGGTILSGFVGIMMAYNGFGAWSIVAQYLTNTFVDTAILCIVSGWNPKFQFSIKKAKEIFSFGGKVLAAQLVSTTEGEIRALIIGKAFGMADLAFYDQGKKYPALLVNNVNSSLISVMLPVFSRSQDNLQSLKAMLRKTISTGMFLLVPLMFGLSAVSNTFVSVLMTDKWIPAVPYIKIFCFVFLLRPFEIACNQAVLAIGKSDISFKVMLAVNLTALATLMIAVFGFNSVLLVAIGSLLSSLVSVICFLIVVNRHITYTAKDIFHDIWKPIVAGALMSVAVNLLGVLAINKVVLLISQIAIGGIVYIISSYLLKIEAMRYAIIKMEAVIK
- a CDS encoding acyltransferase family protein → MRKFYPSLQGVRVVLFMSIFFFHILGFIEKKDILFGVFEYGGWLGVSGFFILSGFLAASQYDEKEKAPQKDTVFSKIKDFLRKYYVFHVIFTIAMMPFAILRLYHGELSVSGFCFSLISQLLLIQSQIPVIGGGLSFNDVSWYLSTMLFITLVSAFVLRALSTLKIKRLVLLLYGTIGIAFLIPTFLIFVHPDETTTAWILYYSFPVRLLDYVVGVIWGLLKKRKVELTKSSKYYALLSIVFLVLTQLSFISIPLELRYAAVYIPALGYLIYYCADNTGFFSRILGTKRLVNVGSMCIYFYFCHYAIAKYLYIIFKKTSCVNIPFWGDTIYIILTLILTYIVGMIMRKVELTFRSRKSEEISYIS